The region AATGTATAGTTATTAGGCTGACTGGCAGATAGCATTGCCAGTCAGCTCTGAATGTGTTGCAGgggagtctctgccccaatcatgGCCTGGGGTTTGGACTCCAGTTCCTATAAACTCCCACCCCCATAATTCCTGGTTGGCTGCTATAAAGCCTTCTAAGTGCCTTTGCTAGCGTTTTGTATCTGCTTGACCTTTAACCTCTGTACCTGGACCTTGACTTAGTTTATTGGACTTTCCTCTGCTTTCTGACcttgtgccacttagccccacagTTTCTGACCCGATTTGCTGACCCCCTTTATTGTGTTCCAATTTGCCTTGTGTGCACATAACCAGGGTAGCTTGCAGTCTTCAGGTTTAGGCCGGTCTGTTAAGGAGTCCGGTTCCCCAGGTAGGGACAGTTTGGCGGGCACAGTGCCAGGGCTTCACACGGTCTTTGGATCTTTGACCTGTCAGTACAGTTTCAGTCTCTTATATTTGACCTTTATCTTCCTATCCTCTACAGATGTCCAGAACCGTCACAAGAAACATTTATATGAAAAAACTGAGAAACTCATAGAGAACAAACCTCCAAGATGTAACCAGGAAGAGGAAAGCTTCTCATTATATACACGCTATGTGAACCTCATCATTGTCTCCACTTATCAGTTTAGGGAACGCTCTGGGAATGAGCTCATAGAGACCGGGGTTAAACATGAGGAATATTTAAAGGAAACTCAAAATAAATTACAACAAATTTCCCCCAACAAGATGTTCCGCTGGTGTCACCGATCCAgacttgtgccccatatagtaatggtgAGCGGAGTGCCGGGTGTAGGGAAGACCACGCTGATGCAGAAGTTTGTCTATGACTGGGTGAGGGGCGATCTCTATCAAAGATTCTCTTTTGTCTTCTTCTTCAAATTCCGGGAGCTGAACAGACTGGATGAGGTTAGTCTGGAGACCATGATCCTCCAACAATACCCGTATCTGGAGCCGCAGATTGAGAACATCTTACAAGATCCAGAGAAACTTCTCTTCATATTTGATGGATTAGATGAAAGCAATCATACAATGGATTTCACATCACGTTACTTGTTCTCTAATCCTAGAGAGCGCGGAcattggggtcagattgtggttagttTGGTGAGAAAGTCTCTTCTTAATGGTTGTTCTGTTCTAATGACCAGTCGTCCAACCAGACTGGCATCAATTCATTATAAGGTTTTCCAGCGAATAGTAGAGATCACTGGGTTTTTTCCAGAAGAACGACAGACGTACTTTGAGAATTTCTTCTCCGACCCTGAACTGGCAGAAAAGGCTTTTACTTATGTGAAGCAGAATGACACATTGTACACGTTCTGTTACCTCCCGTCCTACTGCTGGATCATCTGTACAGTGTTATCCAGGAGCTTCCAGACAACAAGTAGTGATCAGCCGCCATCATTATTACCCAAAACAGTCACCCAGCTCTTTGCCATATTTGTCGCCAacatcctgaccaatcacagccTGGAGAAAAGTGACGCTCAGAAGGTCCTGCAGTCCATCGGATGGATGGCAGAATATGGGGTCATGAATCACATGATTATTTTTGATGATCGAGATCTGAGATCTTTCCATGTGGACAATAAGTCAAAGCTCTTATCAAGTTTTCTGATGGAATCGGAGGAACCTGTGACCTATTCCTTCTTACATCTCACTGTTCAGGAATTCTTCTCTGCCTTGGTGCATTATACTGATTATTCTCCTGAGAAGTTACAGGAATCACTAAATAGAGCCCAATCCTATCGTGATGGACGTGGTGAGATGTTCCTCCGTTTCCTGTGTGGTCTATCGGACGCCTCCACCAGGTCAATGCTAACTGGATACCTGGACACACAAGCGGCTCAGGCCTCCAGAGATGTCATCACTTGGCTGAAGAACTTCATTCTAGAAGATCAGAGTCTGATGGCAAGAGACAACAAGAAGCGACATCTTCTCAGGACATTCTACTATCTGTATGAATCCCGGAATAAACCTCTAGTGCGGGAATCATTACAATCATACAGAAGATTAGACCTTTCTGCTGATCACATGTCGGCTTTAGACTGCACAGTGTTATCATTCATCATGGGGACCTGCACAAATATGGAAGAACTCTGTCTATCAGGATGTTCATTGGGCTCTCAAGGATTAGAGAGACTTGCACCAGCTTTACATAACCTGCAGGAACTGAGGTAAATGACTAATTCTATGTTATATTTCTGTGATATTAATGTTCTAACAAATATTCTAACAAAATAcatttattgggggagatttatcaaagggtgtaaaatttagactggtgtaaaccgcccacaataaccaatcacatctctccttcctttcaccagagctgtaagctgagctgtgattggtggctgtggccagtttgcaccagtctaaattttacacccttcgataaatctcccccattgtccttaTACTTCATGCCTGTTAGTATGGCTCCTATAATGAAGTAGATCATGTCAGATTCCTATGGAAATGTTAGTGAGGAGAGGGCTAAAGAGTAGACTGAGGatcttatatatataaatgaggATCCACAATATTCCATACATCATCCTATATCGCCCCTACATGGAGAAAAGTAAAGATAGAGTACAGATCCTGTACAGCCAACTattgacctgtctctaatctgcctttaatctctaaactcctggaacgtctggtctattcccgccaataactctcttcttgacccccttcagtggGGCCTCcgatcccttcactccactgaaaccgCTGTCTCCATGGTGCTAAATGATCTCCTAAAGGTCAAGTCACACAGCAGGTTTggccttagaaacatagaagattggcgacagaaaaagaccactgggtccatctagtctgccttaaCCACCATCTCTACGCTGTTGACATCCAGCTCTACAagtcttcctgtgacatcacctctGCATTCCTACAAAACACCATTGACTGTCTGTCTTCTGTTTCTAACATTATGAACTCTTTATTTCTCAAGCTTAATCTTTGTAAAACTGAACTTCCCGTATTCCCTCCATCTAAGTACCTTCGACCTGACATCTCACTCTCCATCTCTgatactagcataactcctgtgcatcagacTCTGGCTGGTTGTCTGGCTGTAATGCTAGACTCAGATCTATCTTTTagtccctatatccaagctcttgcagctcctgtcaccaacatttaaaaaacatctccagactccgcccatttctcaccattgacaccgctcagactcttactgtcgccctgatccctTCTCGTCTtaactactgtaactccctactaatagcttttcctttctctaagctttcccctctccagtctatcctgaacgcagcagccagactcatcttcctctccagccgctatactgacgtctcctctctgtgccagccactgcactggttacccattaagtccagaattcagttcaaactcctcacccataaagctctccacaactctgccctccatacatctcctcccttatctccacaactctgccctccatacatctcctcccttatctccacaactctgccctcctccatacatctcctccctcatctccacaactctgccctccatacttctcctccctcatccccacaactctgccctccatacatctcctccctcatctccacaactctgccctccatacatctcctccctcatctccacaactctgccctccatacatctcctccctcatctccacaactctgccctccatacatctcctccctcatctccacaactctgccccccatacatctcctccctcatctccacaactctgccctccatacatctgctcccccatctccacaactctgcccctccatacatctcctccctcatctccactactctgcccctccatacatctcctccctcatctccacaactctgccccccatacatctcctccctcatctccacaactctgcccctccatacatctcctccctcatctccactactctgcccctccatacatctcctccctcatctccacaactctgccccccatacatctcctccctcatctccacaactctgccctccatatatcttcctcatctccacaactctgccctccatacatctcctccctcatctccacatctctgccctccatacatctcctccctcatctccacaactctgccctccatacttctcctccctcatctccacaactctgccctccatacatctcctccctcatctccacaactctgcccctccatccatctccttatctccacaactctgccctccatacatctcctccctcatctccacaactctgcccctccatccatctccttatctccacaactctgccctccatacatctcctccctcatctccacaactctgcccctccatacatctcctccctcatctccacaactctgccctccatacatctcctccctcatctccacaactctgccccatatacatctcctccctcatctccacaactctgccccccatacatctcctccctcatctccacaactctgccctccatacatctcctccctcatctccacaactctgccctccatacatctcctccctcatctccacaactctgccctccatacatctcctccctcatctccacaactctgccctccatacatctccctcatctccacaactctgtcctccatacatcacctccctcatctccacaactctgccctccatacatctcctccctcatctccacaactctgccctccatacatctcctccctcatctccacaactctgccctccatacatctcctccctcctctccacaactctgccccccatacatctcctccctcatctccacaactctgccccccatacatctcctctctcatctccacaactctgccctccatacatctcctcatctccacaactctgccctccatacatctcctcatctccacaactctgcccctccatacatctcctccctcatctccacaactctgccctccatacatctcctccctcatctccacaactctgccctccatacatctcctccctcatctccacaactctgccctccatacatctcctccctcatctccacaaatctgccctccatacatctcctccctcatctccacaactctgcccctccatacatctcctccctcatctccacaactctgccctccatacatctcctccctcatctccacaactctgccctccatacatctcctccctcatctccacaactctgcccctccatacatctcctcatctccacaactctgccctccatacatctcctccctcatctccacaaatctgccctccatacatctcctccctcatctccacaactctgccctccatacatctcctccatcatctccacaaatctgccctccatacatctcctccctcatctccacaactctgcccctccatacatctcctccctcatctccacaaatctgccctccatacatctcctccctcatctccacaactctgccctccatacatctcctccctcatctccataactctgcccctccatacatctcctccctcatctccacaactctgcccctccatacatctcctccctcatctccacaactctgccccccatacatctcctccctcatctccacaactctgccctccatacatctcctccctcatctccacaactctgccctccatacatctcctccctcatctccacaactctgccctccatacatctcctcatctccacaactctgccctccatacatctcctcctaccatccttcccgtgctctgcgttctgctaatgatcttacactaatatcttccataatcagaacctctccctccggcctccaagacttctattgtgctgcaccagttctctggaattcattacccaaagacctcagactcattcccaacactcatagtttcaagcgtgcccttaagactcatctcttcaggcgtataacattccctaaacttgtctCCCCTTCTGCTGTCTCCTCATCTTCTACTATGTCCCCATTTGTGCCATGTACTTTCTACCTGTACTCAGAAAATGTCGTGTGACTGGCTCACCCAATCACCATTCAACATTCTGGGGTGGATTTACGAAGACCGCTGtacaagtacaccagtcttatacagtattagccccccccccccccttctccccagcaggattcactaaaaggtgtacgcctcttagtgaatctggccgggAGCCTGAATCTGCGCCCGACGTACGAAATCTACACCTTGGATCTTGATTTACGCCtatggccacgcctcctccccgccttatcacaCCCCGCAAGCTACAccagcccgcccattgggcattcgggaggcgtacaccagggaaaaggggcgaatctgcaccttctccctggcgtacgctttgtaaacccccccccccctctatgtacAATGGCTTGACTATTGGCAAATAAGCACTTGTTGCCtattgtgtcccccccagtcctcctcctagtgtgtaagctcctgtgtcaccccagtcctcctagtgtgtaagctcctgtgtcccccccagacctcctagtgtgtaagctcctgtgtcaccccagtcctcctagtgtgtaagctcctgtgtcccccagtcctcctcgtgtgtaagctcctgtgtcccccccagtcctcctagtctgtaagctcctgtgtccccccagtcctcctcctagtctgtaagctcctgtgtccccccagtcctcctagtgtgtaagctcctgtgtccccccagtcctcctagtgtgtaagctcctgtgtccccccagtcctcctcctagtctgtaagctcctgtgtccccccagtcctcctagtctgtaagctcctgtgtccccccagtcctcctagtctgtaagctcctgtgtcccccccagtcctcctagtctgtaagctgctgcccccccccagtcctcctagtctgtaagctcctatgtccccccagtcctcctcctagtgtgtaagctcctgtgtccccccagtcctcctagtctgtaagctgctgcccccccccagtcctcctagtctgtaagctcctatgtccccccagtcctcctcctagtgtgtaagctcctgtgtccccccagtcctcctagtctgtaagatcctgtgtccccagtcctcctcctagtctgtaagctcctgtgtccccccagtcctcctagtctgtaagctcctgtgtccccccagtcctcctcctagtctgtaagctcctgtgccccccagtcctcctcctagtctgtaagctcctgtgtccccccagtcctcctagtctgtaagctcctgtgtccccccagtcctcctcctagtctgtaagctcctgtgtccccccagtcctcctagtctgtaaactgctgcccccccccccagtcctcctagtctgtaagctcctgtgtccccccagtcctcctagtctgtaagctcctgtgtccccccagtcctcctagtctgtaagctcctgtgtcccccccagtcctcctagtgtgtaagctcttgtgtcccccccagtcctcctagtgtgtaagctcttgtgtcaccccagtcctcctagtgtgtaagctcttgtgtcaccccagtcctcctagtgtgtaagctcctgtgtccccccagtcctccttctagtctgtaagctcctgtgtccccccagtccccctagtctgtaagctcctgtgtccccccagtccccctagtgtgtaagctcctgtgtccccccagtcctcctagtctgtaagctcctgtgcccccccagtcctcctagtctgtaagctcctgtgtccccccagtcctcctagtctgtaaactcctgtgtccccccaagtcctcctagtctgtaagctcttgtgtcccccccaatcctcctagtgtgtaagctcctgtgtccccccaagtcctcctagtctgtaagctcttgtgtcccccccaatcctcctagtgtgtaagctcctgtgtccccccagtcctcctagtctgtaagctcctgtgtccccccagtcctcctcctagtctgtaagctcctgtgtcccccccgtcctcctagtctgtaagctcctgtgtcacccccagtcctcctagtctgtaagctcctgtgcccccccagtcctcctcctagtctgtaagctcctgtgtccccccagtcctcctcctagtctgtaagctcctgtgtcccccccgtcctcctagtctgtaagctcctttgtccccccagtcctcctagtctgtaagctcctgtccccccccccagtcctcctagtgtgtaagctcctgtgtcacccccagtcctcctagtctgtaagctcctgtgtccccccagtcctcctagtgtgtaagctcctgtgtccccccagtcctcctcctagtctgtaagctcctgtgtccccccagtcctcctagtgtgtaagctctgatgtcacccccctcctcctagaatctgttggcgctatacaaataaataaataaatattattattattattattattactatcataATTATTATGATACTGTTTGCTGAGCCATGTATCCAATCCTGTAATGTGTGATACCATCATGTATCTAATCCTTTCTCctgagctatgtatctaatcTTGTATCTAATGTGGAATACTGTCTGCAGAGCCATTTATCTAATCTGTTCTGCTAaaatgtgtatctaatcctgtcacaCTGTCATCTGAGCTGTGTATTCAATCCTCTTATGTGTCCTACTGTCTGCTGAGCAGAGTATCCAATcatatcatatgtgatactgtctgctgagcagtgtatctaatccttttTATGTGTAATACTGTGTGCTGACCCGTGTATTTACTACATCATATATTATACTGTCCTCTTGACAgtgtatttaaccctttcccgcacgaggacataactgtacgtcctcgcgcgggtgcgggctttcagagtggggccgcgtggcgaccccgctctaaaccgccgcggtcccgggtgcctcatgtagcccggggccaccggtattagtgggcacggtccgatcgctttgcccgctaataaggtaatcagatgcagctgtcaaagatgacagctgcctcctattaccggatgcagcacttccctggtgtctagtggcggagatcgctcctctgggacgttgtcccggaggagcgatctccgttactgctgctggcaagggaccgctccaagatggcgctttccccggctcggcactcgtttgttttcagctgtagcagccgaaagcaaacgagtgccgatcttatACAGCaaggatctcaatgagagatcaaagtgtgtatactagaagtcccccagggggaataaccctaaccccaggggggaataaccctaaccccaggggggaataaccctaaccgcaggggggaataaccctaaccgcaggggggaataaccctaaccccaagggggaattaccctaaccccagggggaataaccctaaccccaggggggaataaccctaaccccaggggggaataaccctaaccccaggaggggaaaaaccctaaccgcagggggaaataaccctaaccccaggggggaataaccctaaccccaggggggaataaccctaaccgcaggggggaataaccctaaccccaggggggaataaccctaacccccggggggggaataaccctaaccccaggggggggaataaccctaaccccaggggggggaataaccctaaccccaggggggtaaccctaaccccaggggaaataaccctaaccccagggggggaataaccctaaccccaggggggtaaccctagccccaggggaaataaccctaaccccaggggggaataaccctaaccccagggggaatagccctaactgcaggggggaataaccctaaccccagggggaatagccctaaccgcaggggggaataaccctaaccgcaggggggaataaccctaaccccaggaggggaataaccctaaccccagggggggaataaccctaaccccagggggggaataaccctaaccccaggaggggaataaccccaaccccagggggaataaccctaaccccagggagaa is a window of Dendropsophus ebraccatus isolate aDenEbr1 chromosome 5, aDenEbr1.pat, whole genome shotgun sequence DNA encoding:
- the LOC138792239 gene encoding NACHT, LRR and PYD domains-containing protein 12-like, translated to MTGTAFSRLGSMQCPRVGPLSFLAGDFPIFPGSGMSTITPSDDDDTRRFHQKICQYEDHVLRMTYEYFQDDLQHIVENLDPHPLLRELKTRNIPGVKKYQSLEDDRRTLARTLLQDILLGGREAVIALWVSLYVLQKYHGSYGLGAVLEELRHTGDSLVEQILLDEEGHQLPPALIDVQNRHKKHLYEKTEKLIENKPPRCNQEEESFSLYTRYVNLIIVSTYQFRERSGNELIETGVKHEEYLKETQNKLQQISPNKMFRWCHRSRLVPHIVMVSGVPGVGKTTLMQKFVYDWVRGDLYQRFSFVFFFKFRELNRLDEVSLETMILQQYPYLEPQIENILQDPEKLLFIFDGLDESNHTMDFTSRYLFSNPRERGHWGQIVVSLVRKSLLNGCSVLMTSRPTRLASIHYKVFQRIVEITGFFPEERQTYFENFFSDPELAEKAFTYVKQNDTLYTFCYLPSYCWIICTVLSRSFQTTSSDQPPSLLPKTVTQLFAIFVANILTNHSLEKSDAQKVLQSIGWMAEYGVMNHMIIFDDRDLRSFHVDNKSKLLSSFLMESEEPVTYSFLHLTVQEFFSALVHYTDYSPEKLQESLNRAQSYRDGRGEMFLRFLCGLSDASTRSMLTGYLDTQAAQASRDVITWLKNFILEDQSLMARDNKKRHLLRTFYYLYESRNKPLVRESLQSYRRLDLSADHMSALDCTVLSFIMGTCTNMEELCLSGCSLGSQGLERLAPALHNLQELRLNRNNLPDTSCTQLASVIRNNPSLKRLHLSGNRLSGPHFSDLVEALSSPDCRIEELGLGDNNLPDTSCPQLASVIRNNPSLKILHLYNNRLSGPHFRDLVEALSSPDCRIEELRLDRTSLPDTSCTQLASVIKNNWSLKKLDLTGNRLSSPHFSVLVEALSSPDCSIEELQLAGNNLPDTSCPQLASVIRNNPSLKRLVLTGNRLSGPHFSDLVEALSSPDCRIEELLLDYNNLPDTSCPQLASVVRNNLFLKILNLSGNRLSGPHFSDLAEALSSPNCRIKALELAKNNLPDTSCPQLASVIRNNPSLKRLHLSDNRLSGPHFSDLVEALSSPDCRIEELLMWNNGLSEEEEEEVSYLKEHKPNMKISY